In Dromiciops gliroides isolate mDroGli1 chromosome 4, mDroGli1.pri, whole genome shotgun sequence, one DNA window encodes the following:
- the ZP4 gene encoding zona pellucida sperm-binding protein 4, whose amino-acid sequence MLWVLLFVLLPFVWGNLGEIEDVDQPGTLYCGLRSFQFTLPLLSQYGKNPGLIVWDEKGMLHALQNDSTCGTWIIYSSPESIQLEASYSGCYVTKWDAYYIMPLGVSGLDVDGSKTVHKVKVLKCSFILPALDAPGPSLCDVKTEDRLSCAVPSITRGDCENLGCCYNSEDEVNPCYYGNTVTAQCTPDGQLRVAVSQNMTLPSLLLDSVHLVSGLDAKCDPVEKTDAFVLFQFPLSACGTIVQMTGKQAIYENELLASRDVRNWTRGSITRDSIFRLHISCNYLIRGNILPASIQVFTLPPPLPVTKPGPLALELHIAKEEDYSSYFVATEYPLTKLLRDPIPVEVRILHRTDPNLVLLLHHCWATPNSNPLHPTQWPILVEGCPFAGDNYWTKMVSMPGTSTLQFPSHYKRFIIYTFTFVDSASKKALTGPVYLHCSASVCWRSGPDSCTITCPVGRKRRSSESQPWNKTSSVSSKGPIFFLQVAESSYQSGSVLDIRALWLTISGILIVAFLLISILTLRRLK is encoded by the exons ATGCTGtgggttttgctttttgttctcTTACCTTTTGTTTGGGGGAATCTGGGAGAGATAGAAGATGTGGATCAGCCTGGCACGCTATATTGTGGACTAAGGAGTTTTCAGTTTACACTTCCTCTTCTGAGTCAgtatggaaagaaccctggactgATAGTTTGGG ATGAGAAAGGGATGCTGCACGCACTACAGAACGATTCAACCTGTGGGACTTGGATCATCTACAGCTCACCTGAGTCCATCCAGCTTGAAGCTTCCTATTCTGGATGTTATGTTACCAAATGG GATGCCTATTACATAATGCCTCTTGGGGTCTCAGGCCTAGATGTTGATGGAAGTAAGACTGTTCACAAGGTGAAGGTGCTCAAgtgttcattcattcttccag CCCTAGATGCTCCAGGTCCTTCCCTATGTGATGTCAAAACCGAGGACAGGCTGTCCTGTGCTGTTCCATCCATCACCAGAGGAGACTGTGAGAACCTAGGCTGCTGCTATAACTCTGAAGATGAAGTCAATCCTTGCTACTATGGAAACACAG TGACTGCCCAGTGTACCCCAGATGGCCAATTACGTGTTGCTGTTTCTCAGAACATGACTCTGCCATCATTGCTTTTGGATTCAGTACATCTGGTTTCTGGACTGGATGCTAAATGTGATCCAGTGGAAAAAACTGATGCCTTTGTCCTGTTCCAGTTCCCACTCTCTGCCTGTGGTACCATTGTACAG ATGACTGGTAAGCAGGCAATATATGAGAATGAGCTATTGGCATCCAGGGATGTGAGAAACTGGACACGTGGGTCAATCACTAGGGACAGCATCTTCAG GCTTCATATCAGCTGTAACTACTTGATAAGAGGCAACATTCTCCCAGCTAGTATCCAGGTCTTCACCCTCCCCCCGCCACTTCCTGTTACCAAGCCAGGGCCTCTGGCTCTGGAACTGCATATTGCTAAAG AAGAGGACTATAGTTCGTACTTTGTGGCCACTGAATACCCGCTAACAAAGCTACTTCGAGATCCAATTCCTGTGGAGGTTCGGATCCTACATAGAACAGATCCAAACCTGGTTCTGCTTCTGCACCATTGTTGGGCAACCCCAAATTCCAATCCTCTGCATCCAACCCAATGGCCCATCCTAGTGGAGGG ATGCCCCTTTGCAGGAGATAACTATTGGACAAAGATGGTATCCATGCCAGGAACTTCAACACTGCAGTTTCCTTCTCACTACAAGCGTTTCATCATCTATACCTTCACCTTTGTGGATTCTGCTTCTAAGAAGGCACTCACAGGACCG GTATATCTACACTGCAGTGCTTCTGTCTGTTGGCGCTCAGGACCAGATTCCTGCACAATAACCTGCCCTGTGGGAA GAAAACGGAGGAGCTCTGAGTCCCAACCTTGGAACAAGACTTCAAGTGTTTCTAGCAAGGGGCCTATATTTTTCCTTCAAGTTGCTGAGAGCTCTTATCAGTCAG GTTCAGTCCTGGACATAAGAGCACTCTGGCTTACTATATCTGGGATACTAATTGTGGCATTCCTGTTGATATCCATCCTAACACTGAGGAGACTGAAATAA